From the Pseudorca crassidens isolate mPseCra1 chromosome 18, mPseCra1.hap1, whole genome shotgun sequence genome, one window contains:
- the LOC137211084 gene encoding basic proline-rich protein-like, with the protein MKATPGPGQTLEGGGGGQQACSGRGRGKGERSLDASGESYPPNRPTQRRPHRARIHSGAGGGSRQRGAETPRIYPELLPRARDLPPRSRRPAALPPRPPLETRPNNTCGAEPRARRGRGGREGDRRGGPEPSPANLGTSRRRREGASAAPSTHGGAPPPPRPTPTPPPRPPPPAPAPGGPERPPPPAAASPGPRGRARTPAARGPPAKAPGTSAEPPAARGPDALAATAAAPRGACPGSVGGSGGRPHPSPPPGASASASASGGCAAPGHPHCRRPWAGDSAGTSLTRFWLRLRGTNLPAPDPPRFGNTRNSARSSPGFSAGEVGPLTAVPAAPASVRPLGAESYRGRAARGPKPDRLTLQRPRATPPEERHGLDVPHALPVQCLGAP; encoded by the exons ATGAAGGCAACTCCTGGTCCTGG GCAAACCCTGGAGGGAGGAGGCGGAGGGCAGCAGGCCTGCtccgggagggggagggggaagggcgagCGCAGCCTCGACGCCAGCGGGGAATCCTATCCCCCGAATCGGCCCACCCAGCGCCGTCCCCATCGCGCCCGCATCCACTCAGGGGCGGGGGGCGGCTCGCGTCAGCGCGGGGCGGAAACCCCCCGCATTTACCCCGAGCTCTTGCCCCGGGCCCGAGACTTGCCCCCCCGCAGTCGGCGACCGGCAGCGCTGCCTCCCCGTCCGCCATTAGAGACCCGGCCAAACAATACGTGCGGAGCCGAGCCGCGCGCGCGCCGGGGCCGGGGCGGCAGAGAAGGGGACCGGCGCGGGGGGCCCGAGCCCTCGCCGGCAAACTTGGGGACCTCGCGCCGCCGCCGAGAGGGTGCGAGCGCAGCCCCGAGCACCCATGGaggcgcccctcccccaccccgccccacccccaccccacccccgcgaCCCCCGCCGCCGGCCCCCGCCCCGGGCGGCCCCGAGCGACCCCCGCCGCCGGCGGCCGCCTCACCCGGCCCTCGCGGCCGCGCCCGCACTCCCGCAGCCCGCGGGCCGCCCGCCAAGGCGCCTGGGACATCAGCGGAGCCGCCGGCAGCCCGAGGCCCCGACGCGCTAGCGGCGACGGCGGCCGCGCCGCGGGGCGCTTGTCCCGGGTCGGTGGGAGGCTCCGGAGGCCGCCCTCACCCATCTCCGCCTCCCGgcgcctccgcctccgcctccgcctccggAGGCTGCGCCGCTCCCGGCCACCCCCACTGTCGGCGGCCCTGGGCTGGAGACTCGGCGGGGACAAGCCTCACCCGGTTCTGGCTGCGGCTCCGCGGAACGAACCTCCCCGCCCCCGACCCCCCCCGCTTCGGCAACACGCGCAACTCCGCTCGGTCCAGTCCCGGCTTTAGCGCTGGTGA GGTCGGGCCGCTGACTGCCGTGCCCGCCGCACCCGCCTCGGTTCGGCCCCTGGGGGCAGAGAGCTATCGGGGCCGGGCGGCCCGAGGGCCTAAGCCGGACCGCCTGACCCTGCAGCGGCCGCGAGCGACGCCGCCCGAGGAGCGCCACGGCCTCGATGTCCCCCACGCCCTCCCTGTCCAGTGTCTGGGAGCCCCGTGA